In Winkia neuii, a genomic segment contains:
- the atpD gene encoding F0F1 ATP synthase subunit beta: protein MTETEEKVPGVGRIARVTGAIVDIEFPPDAIPDMYNALKVEVNLSGQGEGEGVTQMTLEVAQHLGDNLVRAIALKPTDGLVRGAKVIDTGEAITVPVGDVTRGHVFNVIGECLNLEKGESLEITERWPIHRQPPKFDQLEPKTQMFETGIKVIDLLTPYVQGGKIGLFGGAGVGKTVLIQEMIQRVAQDHGGVSVFAGVGERTREGNDLIHEMDEAGVFDKTALVFGQMDEPPGVRLRIALTGLTMAEYFRDVKNQDVLLFIDNIFRFTQAGSEVSTLLGRMPSAVGYQPNLADEMGQLQERITSAGGHSITSLQAIYVPADDYTDPAPATTFAHLDATTELSREVASRGLYPAVDPLASSSRILDPRYVGDEHYQVATRVKSILQKNKELQDIISILGVDELSEEDKVTVARARRIEQFLSQNTYMAEKFTGVEGSTVPLAETVEAFKRICDGVYDKVPEQAFFNIGGIDDLERNWHEMQKA from the coding sequence ATGACTGAAACTGAAGAAAAAGTCCCGGGCGTCGGCCGCATTGCGCGCGTTACGGGCGCAATTGTCGACATCGAGTTCCCGCCGGATGCGATCCCCGACATGTACAACGCCCTCAAGGTTGAGGTAAACCTATCCGGTCAGGGCGAGGGCGAAGGCGTCACCCAGATGACGCTGGAAGTTGCCCAGCACCTAGGGGACAACCTGGTGCGCGCTATTGCACTGAAGCCGACTGATGGCTTGGTGCGTGGCGCCAAGGTAATCGATACCGGCGAAGCAATCACCGTCCCGGTCGGTGACGTGACTCGTGGCCACGTGTTCAACGTGATCGGTGAATGCTTGAACCTGGAAAAGGGCGAGAGCCTCGAGATCACCGAACGGTGGCCAATCCACAGGCAGCCCCCGAAGTTCGACCAGCTAGAGCCGAAGACCCAGATGTTCGAGACCGGCATCAAGGTTATTGACCTGCTCACCCCGTACGTGCAGGGTGGCAAGATCGGTCTGTTCGGTGGCGCCGGTGTGGGCAAGACTGTTCTGATTCAAGAAATGATTCAGCGTGTGGCCCAGGACCATGGCGGCGTATCTGTATTCGCTGGCGTGGGCGAGCGTACCCGTGAGGGTAACGACCTGATTCACGAAATGGACGAGGCGGGTGTCTTCGACAAGACAGCACTTGTGTTCGGCCAGATGGACGAACCGCCAGGAGTACGTCTTCGTATCGCGCTAACCGGTTTGACCATGGCAGAATACTTCCGTGATGTGAAGAACCAGGACGTGTTGCTGTTCATCGATAACATCTTCCGTTTCACTCAGGCAGGTTCTGAGGTATCGACCCTGCTTGGGCGCATGCCTTCGGCAGTGGGCTACCAGCCCAACCTGGCTGACGAAATGGGACAGTTGCAGGAACGTATTACCTCGGCAGGGGGCCACTCGATTACCTCGCTGCAGGCAATTTACGTGCCCGCTGACGACTACACCGACCCTGCACCAGCGACTACCTTCGCTCACCTGGATGCTACTACTGAGCTTTCTCGTGAAGTTGCCTCCCGCGGTCTGTACCCGGCAGTGGATCCGTTGGCTTCGTCCTCGCGAATCCTGGATCCGCGCTACGTGGGCGACGAGCACTACCAGGTTGCCACCAGGGTGAAGTCCATTCTGCAGAAGAACAAGGAACTGCAGGACATCATCTCGATCCTGGGCGTTGACGAACTGTCTGAAGAGGACAAGGTTACTGTGGCAAGAGCTCGTCGTATCGAGCAGTTCCTGTCGCAGAACACCTACATGGCCGAGAAGTTCACTGGCGTAGAAGGCTCTACGGTTCCGCTCGCAGAAACCGTTGAGGCATTCAAGCGCATCTGTGACGGTGTCTACGACAAGGTACCCGAACAGGCTTTCTTCAACATCGGCGGCATCGACGATCTGGAACGCAACTGGCACGAAATGCAGAAGGCATAA
- a CDS encoding DUF2550 family protein has translation MTTTNALTIVLAVIACIGLIIVVVVGLYAFRMRRVMHAASFDCDYRPDITSGWTAGFAVYERDSLDWYRLVSFRHRPDLSWGRRTMTLERPVRIGKRDDKEVFLTNVRADGHKFDLAMDRDDLNGLVSWSEAAPPRAQ, from the coding sequence ATGACGACTACTAATGCACTGACCATCGTTCTGGCAGTTATTGCCTGTATTGGTCTGATTATTGTTGTCGTCGTTGGACTTTATGCGTTCCGCATGCGCCGCGTTATGCATGCCGCATCATTCGATTGCGATTACCGGCCGGACATCACCTCGGGGTGGACGGCCGGTTTCGCTGTCTATGAGCGCGATTCGCTGGATTGGTATCGCCTGGTGTCGTTCCGTCACCGCCCTGATCTATCGTGGGGGCGCAGGACAATGACGCTCGAGCGACCCGTTCGAATCGGGAAACGCGATGACAAAGAAGTATTTTTGACGAATGTGCGCGCCGACGGACACAAATTCGATTTGGCTATGGACCGAGACGATCTGAACGGCCTGGTCTCCTGGTCAGAGGCTGCACCACCACGCGCACAGTAG
- the nucS gene encoding endonuclease NucS codes for MRLVVATCSVEYSGRLDAHLPMAIRLLMIKADGSVLVHSDGGSYKPLNWMAAPCTLREIEPDQSEREAGITKVWDVRAKKSDDKLKVRIGEVLHDLEETFGIDPGLTKDGVEAHLQELLAEQVPQILGERWRLVRREYPTAIGPVDLMVRDPEGNAWAIEVKRVGGMDGVEQLTRYLELLGRDPKFAGIKGIFAAQQIRPQAKVLAEDRGITTMLLDYAAMRGTDDVEARLF; via the coding sequence ATGCGACTCGTTGTTGCGACATGTTCTGTCGAATATTCAGGGCGTCTTGACGCCCACCTGCCCATGGCAATCCGGCTCTTGATGATCAAGGCCGACGGCTCTGTGCTTGTCCACTCTGACGGCGGCTCCTACAAGCCGCTCAATTGGATGGCTGCTCCCTGCACCCTTCGCGAGATAGAGCCCGACCAGAGCGAACGGGAAGCTGGCATCACCAAGGTTTGGGATGTGCGGGCCAAAAAGAGCGACGACAAGCTGAAAGTGCGCATCGGGGAAGTACTGCACGACCTCGAAGAAACCTTCGGCATTGATCCTGGTCTTACCAAGGATGGCGTAGAAGCCCATCTGCAGGAACTGCTGGCGGAGCAGGTGCCGCAGATCCTCGGCGAAAGGTGGCGGCTGGTGCGCAGAGAATACCCGACCGCAATCGGACCGGTTGACCTGATGGTCCGCGATCCCGAAGGAAATGCGTGGGCGATCGAAGTAAAACGTGTGGGCGGTATGGACGGGGTAGAACAGCTTACCCGATACCTGGAATTGCTCGGAAGAGACCCCAAATTTGCTGGAATTAAGGGAATTTTTGCTGCCCAGCAAATCCGCCCACAGGCCAAGGTATTGGCCGAGGACCGCGGTATTACCACAATGCTGTTAGATTATGCAGCCATGCGGGGAACCGACGACGTGGAAGCAAGATTGTTCTAG
- a CDS encoding N-acetylglucosamine-6-phosphate deacetylase, translating into MFAVEGKVVTEQQVIANGVVAIEGETISWVGPAAEFTGKITTHSDYILPGLVDVHCHGGGGASFPDALDASDAKRAAAEHLRHGTTTMVGSLVTQDEPVLLKQAELLAQLCEEGMLAGIHFEGPFVSAGHCGAQDPRYIREPDTDFVNGLLAACNGWARTMTIAPEKPGVLGEDGIAAALIAGGVIPSYGHTDASSEEFREAVEQTAQMMSGGNARCNVPTATHLFNGMAPMHHREPGPVPEALAAARRGRLIVEVICDGVHVSPSLVRNVYELVGREAITFVTDSMAAAGMEDGHYRLGPQEVDVRDGKAFLAGGTSLAGGTSHLLGCVKIAVTAGIPLLDAVYCAATSGAKVLGMKHVGSIEVGKQADLVLADTNLSARTVIKAGRQLD; encoded by the coding sequence ATGTTTGCCGTCGAGGGAAAAGTTGTAACGGAGCAACAAGTAATTGCGAACGGAGTAGTCGCGATAGAGGGCGAGACGATTTCCTGGGTGGGGCCCGCAGCCGAATTCACCGGCAAGATTACTACCCACTCTGACTACATTTTGCCGGGCCTAGTTGACGTGCACTGCCACGGGGGAGGGGGCGCATCCTTCCCGGACGCCCTCGATGCTTCGGATGCGAAACGGGCGGCGGCAGAACATCTGCGCCACGGCACTACTACCATGGTGGGGTCGCTGGTAACACAGGACGAACCGGTTCTGCTAAAACAGGCCGAGCTGCTTGCGCAACTGTGCGAAGAGGGGATGCTTGCAGGCATCCATTTTGAAGGTCCTTTCGTGTCTGCAGGACACTGCGGCGCGCAGGATCCTCGCTATATTCGCGAGCCCGACACTGACTTTGTAAACGGACTCCTGGCCGCCTGCAATGGGTGGGCTCGAACCATGACGATCGCGCCGGAAAAGCCGGGTGTTTTGGGCGAGGACGGGATTGCCGCGGCACTGATAGCCGGGGGTGTGATTCCGTCTTACGGGCATACTGATGCTTCCTCCGAAGAATTCCGCGAGGCGGTAGAACAGACTGCTCAGATGATGTCTGGCGGGAATGCCCGCTGCAACGTTCCTACGGCTACCCACCTGTTTAACGGAATGGCTCCTATGCACCATCGGGAACCGGGACCTGTCCCGGAGGCATTAGCGGCCGCGCGGCGGGGGAGACTGATCGTAGAGGTGATCTGCGATGGAGTGCACGTATCGCCCTCGTTGGTGCGGAACGTTTATGAGCTTGTCGGACGCGAAGCAATCACTTTCGTTACCGACTCCATGGCTGCTGCAGGCATGGAAGACGGGCACTACCGGCTCGGCCCGCAAGAGGTGGACGTGCGGGACGGGAAAGCATTCTTGGCCGGCGGCACCTCTTTGGCCGGCGGCACCTCTCACCTGCTGGGCTGTGTAAAGATCGCGGTTACGGCTGGAATCCCGCTGCTCGACGCCGTCTACTGTGCGGCCACCTCCGGTGCGAAGGTGCTGGGAATGAAGCACGTGGGAAGCATAGAAGTGGGCAAGCAAGCAGATCTAGTCCTGGCGGATACCAACTTGTCAGCAAGAACCGTGATCAAGGCAGGCCGGCAACTAGACTAG
- a CDS encoding alpha/beta fold hydrolase, with product MSAIHTYGEAREGALVLLPPFPFDSRLWEAVASQLEGLPVVTVDPPGFSGDQVPVTPSLEAYASSVVDKLRGEGIRRVLVAGCSMGGYTALTMLERYPKMVAAIGLFGTHAGPDSAAARAGRTEAAVRALAGSDMPARAEGTRDLLGASSRKDEELVHIIRSWASEAPAEAVAWCQRAMAGRPGRLHVLQRANIPGIVVRGIEDPVTSPEQATAMAEALQTQVIEVPRCGHLVPIEAPSIVARHLGDLYKHVFG from the coding sequence ATGAGCGCTATTCATACCTATGGCGAGGCGCGCGAGGGCGCTCTCGTCCTACTGCCGCCGTTTCCTTTTGATTCCCGCCTGTGGGAGGCAGTCGCCTCCCAGCTTGAAGGGTTGCCCGTGGTAACGGTTGACCCACCGGGGTTTAGTGGAGATCAGGTGCCGGTCACCCCCTCCCTGGAAGCCTATGCTTCTTCGGTGGTAGACAAGCTGCGCGGTGAAGGCATTAGAAGAGTCTTGGTAGCCGGCTGCTCGATGGGCGGCTACACAGCGCTCACTATGCTGGAACGGTACCCTAAAATGGTGGCTGCAATCGGGCTGTTCGGTACCCATGCCGGCCCCGACAGCGCTGCCGCTAGAGCTGGACGCACAGAAGCTGCGGTAAGAGCGCTAGCAGGATCAGATATGCCGGCCCGTGCCGAAGGCACACGGGACCTGTTAGGCGCCTCCTCCAGGAAGGACGAGGAGCTCGTGCACATAATTCGCTCCTGGGCATCGGAGGCTCCCGCAGAGGCCGTGGCATGGTGCCAGCGGGCAATGGCCGGTAGGCCGGGAAGACTACACGTATTACAGAGGGCGAACATCCCAGGCATCGTAGTTCGTGGGATTGAAGACCCCGTCACGAGCCCCGAGCAGGCGACAGCCATGGCCGAGGCACTGCAAACTCAGGTTATAGAAGTGCCCAGGTGCGGGCACTTGGTGCCTATCGAGGCTCCGAGTATTGTGGCCCGCCACCTGGGCGATCTATATAAGCACGTATTCGGTTAG
- a CDS encoding tetratricopeptide repeat protein, whose product MANPSTYGAVDLGSQKAQETAPAAEQAGPALVVELTEQNLQQELQLSQNVLVVVSFWADWSDASKQVTSDLEQIAGQMGGQFQLAKASTDTAKQVAAAFRVQSVPAVFALLGGRPMPLFQGPQPKEQLEQLLNQLVQAAQQQGITGRVSATAAQPAEKPVSEAQRLIDAALAEEDYARAEELLQKEVTNHPADKELKVQLAGVQLQMRLRQEENQSEDDPLVLADRFAGVGNEKAAFDVLLEAMRNHTGQEREPYRQRLVELFKVASDSAAVNEARRQMSAILF is encoded by the coding sequence ATGGCAAATCCATCGACATATGGGGCTGTCGATCTAGGCAGCCAGAAGGCACAAGAGACTGCGCCGGCGGCAGAGCAAGCCGGGCCGGCTCTGGTAGTCGAGCTAACTGAGCAGAATCTGCAGCAAGAACTGCAGCTATCACAAAATGTGCTTGTGGTGGTCAGCTTCTGGGCAGATTGGTCCGATGCTTCGAAACAGGTCACCTCTGATCTGGAGCAGATTGCCGGACAAATGGGTGGGCAGTTCCAGCTGGCAAAGGCTTCCACGGATACGGCCAAGCAGGTGGCCGCTGCCTTTCGGGTGCAGTCTGTGCCCGCAGTATTTGCCCTCCTGGGCGGGCGGCCAATGCCTCTATTCCAGGGTCCGCAGCCCAAGGAACAGTTGGAACAGCTGCTGAACCAACTAGTTCAGGCCGCTCAACAACAGGGGATTACCGGCAGAGTAAGTGCTACTGCTGCGCAGCCGGCAGAAAAGCCCGTGTCCGAAGCACAGCGACTAATTGATGCTGCGCTGGCCGAGGAAGACTACGCCAGGGCAGAGGAGCTGTTACAGAAGGAAGTAACTAACCACCCGGCAGATAAAGAACTGAAAGTGCAGCTGGCAGGTGTGCAGCTGCAAATGCGGTTGAGGCAGGAAGAAAATCAATCCGAGGACGACCCGTTGGTACTTGCCGACCGGTTCGCGGGAGTCGGCAACGAAAAGGCAGCTTTCGACGTGCTGCTCGAAGCAATGCGCAACCACACCGGGCAAGAGCGGGAGCCCTACCGGCAGAGGCTAGTCGAGCTATTCAAGGTTGCCAGTGACTCGGCTGCAGTGAACGAGGCGCGGCGGCAGATGTCGGCAATTTTGTTCTAA
- the glgB gene encoding 1,4-alpha-glucan branching protein GlgB, which produces MNAKPVYVDPQTLLDVAHARYHSPHAVLGAHLDQGGVTIRTVRHLADSVDIVTADGTYPASHEQDGVWVAVLEREDIPDYRLRVTYGDQTSTVDDPYRFMPTLGELDLHLIGEGRHEQLWNALGAHVHSYGGELGQVDGVSFAVWAPNARAVRVVGDFNYWDGSGSAMRSLGSSGVWELFIPDVKVGARYKFEICGPDGNWFQKADPMARATEVPPATASVVTDQFHDWGDGDWMEYRETHDPHSAPMSVYEVHLGSWMQGLQYRELADHLVDHVTKLGFTHVEFMPVAEHPFGGSWGYQQTSYYAPTARFGTPDDFRYLVDRLHQAGIGVLLDWVPAHFPKDEWALANFDGTKLYEDPDPLRGEHPDWGTLVFNFGRREVRNFLVANALYWLSEFHIDGLRVDAVASMLYLDYSRSDGAWRPNIYGGRENLEAISFLQEANATAYKNNPGIVMIAEESTAWPGVTAPTDAGGLGFGLKWNMGWMNDTLRYLNEDPINRRFHHGELTFSLVYAFSENYVLPLSHDEVVHGKGSLWNKMPGDNWRKAAGLRALYAYQWSHPGKQLMFMGSEFGQEREWDADSSIDWWLLDDPLHAGITRLLTDLNNLYKAEPALWDDTHSGFEWIEAGDGDRNTISYLRKGQDKDGNWKFLVCVTNFAGNPHEGYRVGVPFEGRYEELINTDSEAYGGSGVTNLGSVTAEPIPWMGRPYSVELRVPPLGALFLRPLDIK; this is translated from the coding sequence ATGAACGCAAAACCTGTCTACGTGGATCCACAGACCCTCCTGGATGTAGCGCATGCTCGCTACCATTCGCCCCACGCGGTACTCGGGGCGCACCTAGACCAGGGAGGCGTCACGATTCGTACTGTCCGGCACCTGGCTGATTCGGTGGATATCGTCACCGCCGACGGCACTTACCCTGCAAGCCATGAGCAGGACGGGGTGTGGGTGGCCGTGCTAGAGCGCGAAGACATTCCCGACTACCGGTTGCGAGTGACTTACGGCGATCAGACTTCTACCGTCGACGATCCGTACCGCTTCATGCCCACTTTGGGTGAACTGGACTTGCATCTAATTGGCGAGGGCCGCCACGAGCAACTGTGGAATGCCCTGGGAGCGCACGTACATTCTTACGGGGGCGAACTTGGCCAAGTAGATGGGGTTTCCTTTGCGGTGTGGGCCCCCAATGCGCGTGCCGTGCGCGTGGTGGGCGATTTCAACTACTGGGATGGTTCCGGTTCGGCTATGCGCTCGCTCGGTTCCTCTGGAGTCTGGGAGCTGTTCATCCCCGATGTGAAGGTGGGAGCCCGCTATAAATTCGAGATCTGCGGCCCGGATGGTAACTGGTTCCAGAAAGCTGACCCGATGGCTCGGGCTACGGAGGTGCCCCCGGCAACCGCATCAGTAGTCACTGACCAGTTCCATGATTGGGGCGACGGCGACTGGATGGAATATCGTGAAACGCACGATCCGCACTCGGCCCCCATGTCCGTGTATGAGGTACATCTAGGATCGTGGATGCAGGGACTGCAGTATCGCGAACTAGCTGATCATCTAGTAGACCATGTAACCAAGTTGGGCTTTACTCACGTTGAGTTCATGCCGGTTGCAGAACACCCGTTTGGGGGATCTTGGGGGTACCAACAAACCTCCTACTATGCCCCGACAGCTCGCTTCGGCACCCCGGACGATTTCAGGTACTTGGTAGATAGACTGCACCAGGCTGGTATTGGGGTATTGCTAGATTGGGTACCTGCACACTTCCCCAAGGACGAGTGGGCGCTAGCAAACTTCGATGGCACAAAGCTTTATGAGGACCCGGACCCGCTGCGTGGGGAACACCCTGACTGGGGCACGTTGGTGTTCAACTTTGGCCGTCGAGAGGTACGGAACTTCCTTGTTGCCAACGCACTGTACTGGCTGAGCGAATTCCACATCGATGGGCTGCGAGTCGACGCGGTAGCTTCCATGCTTTATTTGGACTACTCGCGTTCTGACGGAGCGTGGCGCCCCAATATTTACGGCGGCCGCGAGAACCTTGAAGCCATCAGCTTCTTGCAGGAAGCAAATGCCACCGCCTACAAGAACAATCCTGGCATCGTCATGATCGCCGAAGAGTCCACAGCCTGGCCCGGAGTGACCGCCCCAACTGACGCTGGTGGGCTTGGGTTCGGACTTAAGTGGAACATGGGGTGGATGAATGACACCCTGCGGTACTTGAACGAGGATCCGATCAACCGGCGATTCCACCACGGAGAACTCACCTTCTCGCTGGTATACGCTTTCTCCGAAAATTATGTGCTGCCGCTTTCCCACGACGAGGTCGTCCATGGAAAAGGCTCTCTGTGGAATAAGATGCCGGGCGATAACTGGCGGAAAGCAGCGGGGCTGCGCGCGCTGTACGCCTACCAATGGTCCCATCCGGGCAAACAACTCATGTTCATGGGATCCGAATTTGGCCAGGAACGCGAGTGGGACGCCGATTCCTCCATTGACTGGTGGCTGTTGGATGATCCTCTGCATGCCGGAATAACTAGGTTGCTGACCGACCTGAACAACCTCTATAAGGCTGAACCGGCGCTCTGGGATGACACGCATTCGGGCTTCGAGTGGATAGAGGCCGGCGACGGTGACCGGAACACTATCTCTTACTTGCGAAAGGGACAAGACAAGGACGGGAATTGGAAGTTCCTGGTATGCGTAACAAACTTTGCTGGAAATCCTCACGAGGGGTACCGAGTCGGCGTGCCATTTGAAGGGCGGTACGAGGAACTCATCAACACTGATAGCGAGGCCTATGGCGGTTCGGGAGTTACCAATCTTGGTTCGGTCACCGCAGAACCAATCCCGTGGATGGGCAGGCCCTACTCCGTTGAGCTCAGGGTGCCGCCCCTCGGCGCACTGTTCCTCCGCCCTCTAGACATCAAATAG
- a CDS encoding phosphotransferase — translation MMNSIPSLTQWVESKRWFPKRLAGQVPTVQVLDHSDHWWLVELDYEGACLQVPLAEGKEALFNGHLVKDGCADPNFLKAWLQKVAKSGGLFPSQPELVDEAYTDWMQALGGAKVLTGEQSNTSVLVPARRWPVIIKFFRVLYGGEQPEVSLPLALTKAGFEGVPQVRAISQITRNNEVITDSVASDYVHRAEDGFVFFTQAAKAGDSLSKEAFELGRISAQMHSLLERHFGSTLKDIDASNRLRASYERAAAAYPPITQINLPIADLPKLSAPVCRVHGDFHLGQTLHSATGWSIIDFEGEPLRPLSERLEPDMPERDIAGMLRSFDYARATGGASQQWEQIHRKAFLEGYSSVRQFHQEALQILEIDKALYEVAYEAQHRPTWVHVPLGGLKRLLG, via the coding sequence ATGATGAATAGTATTCCTTCCCTTACTCAGTGGGTCGAATCCAAAAGGTGGTTCCCAAAACGCCTGGCTGGACAAGTCCCTACCGTGCAAGTGTTGGACCACTCCGACCACTGGTGGCTTGTTGAGCTGGATTATGAGGGAGCCTGCCTGCAAGTTCCCCTCGCAGAAGGCAAGGAAGCGCTCTTCAACGGTCACCTGGTAAAGGACGGCTGCGCAGACCCTAATTTTTTGAAGGCATGGTTGCAGAAGGTGGCTAAGAGCGGCGGGTTGTTTCCGTCGCAGCCTGAGCTGGTTGACGAGGCCTACACCGATTGGATGCAGGCCCTTGGCGGTGCCAAGGTTCTTACCGGAGAACAGTCCAACACCTCAGTGCTGGTACCGGCGCGGCGTTGGCCGGTAATTATCAAGTTTTTCCGTGTCCTCTACGGTGGTGAACAGCCTGAGGTATCGCTACCGTTAGCCCTTACCAAGGCTGGCTTTGAAGGGGTGCCGCAGGTACGCGCTATTTCGCAGATCACCAGGAATAACGAGGTCATCACTGACTCTGTTGCCAGTGACTACGTGCACCGGGCCGAGGACGGCTTCGTGTTCTTTACCCAGGCGGCCAAGGCAGGCGATTCTCTCTCCAAGGAGGCCTTCGAACTGGGCAGGATAAGCGCGCAAATGCATTCGCTGTTAGAGCGCCACTTTGGTAGCACTTTGAAGGACATTGATGCCTCTAATCGGCTGAGGGCCTCCTACGAGCGCGCCGCTGCCGCCTACCCGCCCATTACCCAGATAAATCTGCCCATTGCTGACCTTCCGAAGCTGTCGGCTCCCGTGTGTCGGGTGCACGGCGATTTCCATCTTGGACAGACACTTCATAGCGCCACGGGCTGGTCGATCATCGACTTCGAGGGCGAGCCTCTTCGCCCTCTTTCGGAGCGCCTAGAACCCGATATGCCGGAGCGGGACATAGCAGGCATGTTGCGTTCCTTCGACTACGCTAGGGCCACCGGCGGAGCATCGCAGCAGTGGGAGCAAATCCACCGGAAAGCCTTCCTAGAAGGCTACAGCTCAGTAAGGCAGTTCCACCAGGAGGCCTTGCAGATCCTTGAGATTGATAAGGCCCTATACGAAGTTGCCTATGAAGCTCAGCACCGTCCTACGTGGGTACATGTTCCGCTTGGTGGGCTGAAGCGTCTTTTAGGCTAA
- the treS gene encoding maltose alpha-D-glucosyltransferase yields the protein MNLPEPLDPEPVRPLHEAQNWHRNAVFYEVLLGSYADSNADGIGDFQGLRSRLGYLAWLGIDCLWIPPFYPSPQLDGGYDISDYTGIDPKYGTLEDFQALIEDAHALGIRIVIDMVMNHTSSEHPWFQASREEPDGFYGDYYVWRDEPDAYQDARIIFVDTEHSNWTYDEVRGQYYWHRFFSHQPDLNFENPHVRESMREVVRYWCSLGVDGIRLDAIPYLFEEDGTNCENLPETHEFICDLRQMIDEEFPGVIMIAEANQPPEEVVDYFGTDANPECHICFHFPIMPRLFAAMQEETSKGVKQILAQLPPLPSGGQWGTFLRNHDELTLEMVTDRERRAMYGWYAPQDRMRANVGIRRRLASLLGSSRRRIELAHALLLALPGSPFLYYGDEIAMGDNIWLHDRDGVRTPMQWDASEGAGFSEADPKTFRLPLIDTPAWDYRAVNVEEAWGRPTSLLNWLRRTLAIRKSYPVFGVGQMTLVHTSDDAILAFTRRDESDTVLCVYNLAGTPHAVNLWLPGMAGWRTVDMYAGNPFPTVDANDELTLTLGRHTFYWLRMKQPEKGDDE from the coding sequence GTGAATCTTCCCGAACCGCTAGATCCGGAGCCGGTCCGCCCTCTTCATGAGGCTCAGAACTGGCACCGCAATGCCGTTTTTTATGAGGTACTTCTTGGTTCCTATGCCGATTCGAATGCGGACGGAATAGGCGATTTCCAAGGGCTGCGCTCTAGGCTCGGCTATCTGGCTTGGCTTGGGATTGACTGTTTGTGGATTCCCCCGTTCTACCCGTCTCCACAACTAGATGGCGGCTATGACATTTCGGACTACACGGGGATCGATCCCAAGTACGGCACCCTCGAAGATTTTCAGGCGCTGATCGAGGACGCACATGCCCTCGGCATTCGCATTGTCATCGACATGGTCATGAACCATACTTCTTCTGAGCACCCCTGGTTCCAGGCGTCTCGGGAAGAGCCGGATGGTTTCTACGGGGACTATTATGTTTGGCGCGATGAGCCGGACGCCTACCAGGACGCGCGCATCATCTTTGTCGACACTGAACATTCGAACTGGACCTATGACGAGGTGCGCGGCCAGTACTACTGGCATCGGTTCTTCTCGCATCAACCAGATTTGAATTTCGAAAATCCGCACGTGCGTGAATCCATGCGCGAAGTAGTGCGCTATTGGTGCTCGCTGGGAGTCGACGGGATCCGCCTAGATGCAATCCCCTACCTATTCGAGGAAGACGGCACTAACTGCGAGAATTTACCCGAGACACACGAGTTCATTTGCGATCTGCGGCAGATGATTGACGAAGAATTTCCCGGCGTTATCATGATTGCCGAGGCCAACCAACCACCCGAAGAGGTCGTAGATTACTTCGGTACCGATGCGAATCCGGAATGTCACATCTGTTTCCATTTCCCGATCATGCCTCGTCTTTTCGCTGCGATGCAGGAAGAAACATCCAAGGGGGTAAAGCAGATCTTGGCACAGCTGCCTCCCCTGCCAAGCGGTGGCCAGTGGGGCACGTTCCTACGCAACCACGATGAACTTACCCTGGAGATGGTTACTGATCGGGAGCGGCGGGCCATGTACGGGTGGTACGCTCCCCAGGATCGAATGCGCGCGAACGTTGGTATTCGCCGCCGACTTGCTTCACTTTTAGGTTCCTCTCGCCGCCGCATCGAACTGGCGCACGCCCTCTTGCTTGCTTTGCCTGGTTCGCCATTCCTGTACTATGGCGACGAAATTGCGATGGGCGACAATATTTGGCTCCATGACCGTGACGGTGTGCGCACCCCGATGCAGTGGGATGCTTCCGAAGGGGCAGGCTTTTCTGAAGCCGATCCAAAGACGTTTAGGCTACCGCTGATCGATACGCCGGCGTGGGACTATCGCGCGGTGAACGTCGAAGAGGCGTGGGGGCGGCCTACCTCACTGTTGAACTGGCTGCGCCGCACCTTAGCAATCCGCAAGTCCTACCCCGTCTTTGGGGTGGGACAGATGACCTTGGTACATACCTCCGATGATGCAATATTGGCTTTCACCCGCCGCGACGAGTCAGACACTGTCCTTTGCGTCTACAACTTGGCAGGGACTCCTCATGCGGTGAACCTATGGCTTCCCGGCATGGCAGGGTGGCGCACGGTTGACATGTACGCGGGCAACCCGTTCCCCACAGTTGACGCAAACGATGAGCTGACACTGACCTTGGGGCGACACACCTTCTACTGGCTCCGAATGAAACAACCTGAAAAGGGCGATGATGAATAG